The following coding sequences are from one Frigoribacterium sp. Leaf415 window:
- a CDS encoding CarD family transcriptional regulator: MQFEVGETVVYPHHGAATISEVKKRIIKGEEKLYLKLRVTQGDLTIEVPADNVDLVGVRDVIGKEGLDRVFDVLRAPFTEEPTNWSRRYKANLEKLASGDVIKVSEVVRDLWRRDQDRGLSAGEKRMLAKARQILISELALAEKTDEEKASSVLDEVLAS; the protein is encoded by the coding sequence ATGCAGTTCGAGGTCGGCGAGACCGTTGTATACCCGCATCACGGGGCAGCGACAATCTCAGAAGTCAAGAAGCGGATCATCAAGGGCGAAGAGAAGCTGTACCTCAAGCTTCGCGTCACCCAGGGTGATCTGACCATCGAAGTACCCGCAGACAACGTCGACCTTGTCGGCGTGCGAGACGTCATCGGCAAAGAAGGGCTGGACCGCGTCTTCGACGTGCTCCGCGCCCCCTTCACCGAAGAGCCGACCAACTGGTCGCGCCGCTACAAGGCGAACCTCGAGAAGCTCGCCAGCGGTGACGTCATCAAGGTGTCCGAGGTCGTCCGCGACCTCTGGCGTCGCGATCAGGACCGCGGCCTCTCGGCCGGTGAGAAGCGCATGCTCGCCAAGGCTCGTCAGATCCTGATCAGTGAGCTCGCGCTCGCCGAGAAGACCGACGAAGAGAAGGCGTCGAGCGTCCTCGACGAGGTCCTTGCGTCCTAG
- the phoU gene encoding phosphate signaling complex protein PhoU, giving the protein MREVFQQELLEVQERLVEIAGLVAVSIANATTAFNESNVSLAEQVIADDDKIDERAIALDELAIDILARQNPVARDLRIVVSALRISASLERMGDMAEHIAQLARYRFPEKVVPKSLRPTFKELGELDVAIANKLTELLTTEDVRLAEEIRKDDDRIDELHLSVFDKVLGETWKGAAVDTVDSTLASRYHERFADHAVSIAKKVQYLATGDWVAPEV; this is encoded by the coding sequence ATGCGCGAGGTATTCCAGCAGGAACTCCTGGAGGTGCAGGAGCGTCTCGTCGAGATCGCCGGCCTCGTCGCCGTCTCGATCGCGAACGCGACCACGGCCTTCAACGAGTCGAACGTCTCGTTGGCCGAGCAGGTCATCGCCGACGACGACAAGATCGACGAGCGCGCCATCGCCCTCGACGAGCTGGCCATCGACATCCTGGCCCGCCAGAACCCGGTCGCCCGCGACCTGCGCATCGTGGTCAGCGCGCTGCGCATCAGCGCCTCGCTCGAGCGCATGGGCGACATGGCCGAGCACATCGCCCAGCTCGCCCGCTACCGGTTCCCCGAGAAGGTCGTGCCGAAGTCGCTGCGCCCGACCTTCAAAGAGCTGGGCGAGCTCGACGTCGCCATCGCGAACAAGCTCACCGAGCTGCTCACGACCGAGGACGTCCGCCTGGCCGAAGAGATCCGCAAGGACGACGACCGCATCGATGAGCTGCACCTCAGCGTCTTCGACAAGGTGCTCGGCGAGACCTGGAAGGGCGCGGCCGTCGACACGGTCGACTCCACCCTCGCGTCGCGCTACCACGAGCGCTTCGCCGACCACGCGGTGTCGATCGCCAAGAAGGTCCAGTACCTCGCCACCGGCGACTGGGTCGCACCCGAGGTCTGA
- a CDS encoding response regulator transcription factor, whose translation MTHILIVEDEESLSEPLAYILQREGYQVSVAEDGPAAVAAFDKTGADLVLLDLMLPGIPGTEVCRVIRTKSQVPIVMLTAKDSEVDIVVGLELGADDYVTKPYSTRELLARIRAVLRRRVDPDDLSDSMLEAGDIRMDVERHVVTVRGDDVAMPLKEFELLELLMRNAGRVLTRGQLIDRVWGSDYFGDTKTLDVHIKRIRSKIEAVPSEPKALVTVRGLGYRIEA comes from the coding sequence ATGACCCACATCTTGATCGTCGAGGACGAAGAGTCCCTCAGCGAGCCGCTCGCCTACATCCTGCAGCGCGAGGGCTACCAGGTGAGCGTGGCCGAGGACGGCCCGGCCGCCGTCGCCGCGTTCGACAAGACCGGTGCCGACCTCGTGCTGCTCGACCTCATGCTCCCGGGGATCCCGGGCACCGAGGTCTGCCGCGTGATCCGCACCAAGTCCCAGGTGCCGATCGTCATGCTCACCGCGAAGGACAGCGAGGTCGACATCGTGGTCGGCCTCGAGCTCGGCGCCGACGACTACGTCACGAAGCCGTACTCGACCCGCGAGCTGCTCGCGCGCATCCGGGCCGTGCTGCGCCGCCGCGTCGACCCCGACGACCTGTCCGACTCGATGCTCGAGGCAGGCGACATCCGCATGGACGTCGAGCGTCACGTGGTGACGGTCCGCGGTGACGACGTCGCCATGCCCCTCAAGGAGTTCGAGCTGCTCGAGCTGCTCATGCGGAACGCCGGCCGGGTGCTCACGCGCGGTCAGCTGATCGACCGGGTCTGGGGGTCGGACTACTTCGGCGACACCAAGACCCTCGACGTGCACATCAAGCGCATCCGCTCGAAGATCGAGGCCGTGCCGTCCGAGCCGAAGGCGCTCGTCACCGTTCGCGGCCTCGGCTACCGCATCGAGGCCTGA
- a CDS encoding sensor histidine kinase: protein MESAWLVPLSLAFGVVVGAAIVVVVVSAHRRAVRAAALVDVALPDGIDAVLDALESAGLVVDPSGNVLKASAAARQLGLVSAQQHLVHPELETIVDAVRRHGDPVVEELTLPRLPGSEATIAVHVRAAALGGRFVLVLAEDRTEGRRLDDMRRDFVANISHELKTPIGAVGLLAEALESASADPEQVRHFAARLTREAGRLGRLTQDIIELSRLQATDALETSDSVDVRTVVDTAVDRNRVGAEARGIDLVVRGGKHAQVIGDQAMLVTAVDNLVANAINYSPDGSRVGIGATVDTGGVVEISVTDQGYGIPDDELDRVFERFYRVDPARSRRTGGTGLGLAIVKHVVQNHGGDVRVWSQVGKGSTFTLRLPAADVDPDTRSIPTTAASAPEHQETR from the coding sequence ATGGAATCCGCCTGGCTGGTGCCGTTGTCGCTGGCCTTCGGGGTCGTCGTCGGCGCCGCGATCGTGGTGGTCGTCGTCTCGGCCCACCGACGAGCCGTGCGTGCCGCGGCCCTCGTCGACGTCGCCCTGCCCGACGGCATCGACGCCGTGCTCGACGCGCTCGAGTCGGCCGGCCTCGTGGTCGACCCGTCGGGGAACGTGCTCAAGGCCTCGGCCGCGGCACGCCAGCTCGGCCTGGTCTCGGCCCAGCAGCACCTCGTGCACCCCGAGCTCGAGACGATCGTCGACGCGGTGCGTCGGCACGGCGACCCCGTGGTCGAAGAACTCACCCTGCCGCGCCTGCCCGGCAGCGAGGCGACCATCGCCGTGCACGTGCGGGCCGCGGCACTCGGCGGGCGATTCGTGCTGGTGCTCGCCGAGGACCGCACCGAGGGTCGCCGTCTCGACGACATGCGCCGTGACTTCGTCGCCAACATCAGTCACGAACTCAAGACGCCGATCGGCGCCGTCGGCCTGCTCGCCGAGGCGCTCGAGTCCGCGTCCGCCGATCCCGAGCAGGTGCGTCACTTCGCCGCCCGCCTCACCCGTGAGGCCGGCCGGCTCGGTCGCCTCACCCAGGACATCATCGAGTTGTCGCGTCTGCAGGCGACCGACGCGCTCGAGACCAGCGACTCGGTCGACGTCCGCACGGTGGTCGACACCGCCGTCGACCGCAACCGCGTGGGTGCCGAGGCGCGGGGCATCGACCTCGTCGTCCGAGGCGGCAAGCACGCGCAGGTGATCGGCGACCAGGCGATGCTCGTCACGGCCGTCGACAACCTCGTCGCGAACGCCATCAACTACTCGCCCGACGGGTCGCGGGTCGGCATCGGAGCCACCGTCGACACGGGCGGGGTGGTCGAGATCTCCGTGACCGACCAGGGCTACGGCATCCCCGACGACGAGCTCGACCGGGTCTTCGAGCGGTTCTACCGGGTCGACCCGGCCCGGTCCCGACGGACCGGTGGCACGGGCCTCGGGCTCGCGATCGTCAAGCACGTGGTGCAGAACCACGGCGGTGACGTGCGCGTCTGGTCGCAGGTCGGCAAGGGCTCGACCTTCACCCTGCGCCTGCCGGCCGCGGACGTCGACCCCGACACCCGATCGATCCCGACCACGGCCGCCTCGGCACCAGAGCACCAGGAGACACGATGA